DNA sequence from the Streptomyces sp. NBC_01497 genome:
AGCCCGAGCCGGTCGAGCGCGCCGGGCCGGTAGCCGGTGACGAGGACGTCGGCGGTGTCGAGGAGATCGTCGAAGGTCGCGCGGTCGGCGGTGGCGGCGAGGTCGAGCAGGGTGGACCGCTTGCCCATGCCGGTGTCGGCGTGCGCGTCGGGGGTCTCCGGCAGACGCGGGGAGTCGACGCGCAAGACGTCGGCGCCGAGCAGGGCGAGGGTGCGCGTGGCGACGGGTCCGGCGATGACCCGGGTCAGGTCGAGGACGCGGACGCCCTGCGCGGGCAGCACGGCGGGCGGCAGCGGCCGGGCGCCGCCGCTGCCCGGGTCCGCGTTCCGGCCGCCCGTGCTCTGCCCGTACTCGATCTCCACGAGCGGCAGGGTCCGCGACACCGGTGCGGGGGCAACGCGTACGGCGAGCCCGCCGCCGGCGTAGACCGCTTCCTGGATCTCCTCGGCGGGCTGCCCGGCGAGGACGTTCGCGACGCGCGCCACGAGCTTGTCGTCGTCGCCGATGTCCTCCACGCCGAGTGCGCGCAGCAGCCGGGCGCGGTGGTGGGGGTAGTTCGCGTGGGTGCGGACCCAGCCGTCGGCGGCGGGCCAGAAGCGGGACAGGGGCGCGAAGGTGGACGGGTGCCGTCCGTCGATCCGCAGATGGCGCTCGCTGACGAACGCGGTGGCGACAGCGCCCTCCTTGACCACCACCGCGGGCGGCTGCGCGTCGCCGCGCCGGGCCGCGAGCAGTTCCGCGGCGGCGAGGGAGGCCGCGCCGACGGTGGCGCGGGCCAGTTCACGTACGGGCAGCCGGGACGGCAGCACACCGTCCGCG
Encoded proteins:
- a CDS encoding CoA transferase; the protein is MNVTPDPDAATDSANDSAARATGAGTGARAESGGGPDAATATAWQALGGPPELLDLVSYEGADGVLPSRLPVRELARATVGAASLAAAELLAARRGDAQPPAVVVKEGAVATAFVSERHLRIDGRHPSTFAPLSRFWPAADGWVRTHANYPHHRARLLRALGVEDIGDDDKLVARVANVLAGQPAEEIQEAVYAGGGLAVRVAPAPVSRTLPLVEIEYGQSTGGRNADPGSGGARPLPPAVLPAQGVRVLDLTRVIAGPVATRTLALLGADVLRVDSPRLPETPDAHADTGMGKRSTLLDLAATADRATFDDLLDTADVLVTGYRPGALDRLGLSAQDVRTRRPGLVVAQLCAWGWSDVGPWTARRGFDSLVQAGTGIAATEAADDGTPGVLPAQALDHGTGYLLAAAVLRCLTTRGTTGTGARVRLSLAGTAQWLLHGIAPDPLPGPPYASDQYVTEAPSPEHGVRHALPPLHYEGAPTDWRHLATPWGSDTPNWL